Proteins encoded in a region of the Ursus arctos isolate Adak ecotype North America unplaced genomic scaffold, UrsArc2.0 scaffold_2, whole genome shotgun sequence genome:
- the SLX1A gene encoding structure-specific endonuclease subunit SLX1 isoform X1 produces the protein MGPAGDAARPGRFFGVYLLYCLNPRHRGRVYVGFTVNPARRVQQHNGGRKKGGAWRTSGRGPWEMVLIVHGFPSAVAALRFEWAWQHPHASRRLAHVGPRVRSEAAFPFHLRVLAHMLRAPPWARLPLTVRWLRADFRRELCPPPPPHMPLAFGPPPPRAPAPRSRSGTSADAESEPDQDTEACCALCARSFQDEEGPLCCPHPGCRLRAHVICLAEEFLQEEPGQLLPLEGQCPGCKNSLLWGDLIWLCRMGAEEEEEDLESEEEHWTDMLET, from the exons ATGGGCCCTGCGGGGGACGCGGCAAGGCCCGGGCGCTTCTTCGGCGTCTACCTGCTCTACTGCCTGAACCCTCGGCACCGGGGGCGCGTCTACGTGGGGTTCACCGTCAACCCTGCTCGTCGGGTCCAGCAGCACAACGGGGGCCGCAAAAAAGGCGGGGCCTGGCGGACCAGCGGACGCGGGCCTTG GGAGATGGTGCTTATCGTGCACGGCTTCCCTTCCGCCGTGGCCGCCCTTCGG TTCGAGTGGGCCTGGCAGCACCCGCACGCCTCGCGCCGCCTGGCGCACGTGGGCCCGCGCGTGCGCAGCGAGGCCGCCTTCCCTTTCCACCTGCGCGTGCTGGCGCACATGCTGCGCGCGCCGCCCTGGGCGCGCCTCCCGCTCACCGTGCGCTGGCTGCGCGCCGACTTCCGACGTGAGTTgtgcccgccgccgccgccgcacaTGCCGCTGGCCTTCGGGCCTCCGccgccccgcgccccggccccgAGGAGCCGCTCCGGTACCTCAGCTGACGCGGAGTCCGAGCCCGACCAAGACACCGAGGCCTGCTGCGCCCTGTGCGCGCGCTCCTTCCAG GATGAAGAGGGccccctctgctgcccccaccctggctgcCGCCTAAGAGCCCACGTGATCTGCCTAGCAGAGGAGTTCCTGCAAGAAGAGCCGGGGCAGCTTCTGCCCCTAGAGGGCCAGTGCCCTGG CTGTAAGAATTCACTGCTGTGGGGAGACCTGATCTGGCTGTGCCGGATGGGCgccgaggaggaagaggaggacttGGAATCAGAAGAG GAGCACTGGACAGACATGCTGGAGACCTGA
- the SLX1A gene encoding structure-specific endonuclease subunit SLX1 isoform X2, translating to MGPAGDAARPGRFFGVYLLYCLNPRHRGRVYVGFTVNPARRVQQHNGGRKKGGAWRTSGRGPWEMVLIVHGFPSAVAALRFEWAWQHPHASRRLAHVGPRVRSEAAFPFHLRVLAHMLRAPPWARLPLTVRWLRADFRRELCPPPPPHMPLAFGPPPPRAPAPRSRSGTSADAESEPDQDTEACCALCARSFQDEEGPLCCPHPGCRLRAHVICLAEEFLQEEPGQLLPLEGQCPGA from the exons ATGGGCCCTGCGGGGGACGCGGCAAGGCCCGGGCGCTTCTTCGGCGTCTACCTGCTCTACTGCCTGAACCCTCGGCACCGGGGGCGCGTCTACGTGGGGTTCACCGTCAACCCTGCTCGTCGGGTCCAGCAGCACAACGGGGGCCGCAAAAAAGGCGGGGCCTGGCGGACCAGCGGACGCGGGCCTTG GGAGATGGTGCTTATCGTGCACGGCTTCCCTTCCGCCGTGGCCGCCCTTCGG TTCGAGTGGGCCTGGCAGCACCCGCACGCCTCGCGCCGCCTGGCGCACGTGGGCCCGCGCGTGCGCAGCGAGGCCGCCTTCCCTTTCCACCTGCGCGTGCTGGCGCACATGCTGCGCGCGCCGCCCTGGGCGCGCCTCCCGCTCACCGTGCGCTGGCTGCGCGCCGACTTCCGACGTGAGTTgtgcccgccgccgccgccgcacaTGCCGCTGGCCTTCGGGCCTCCGccgccccgcgccccggccccgAGGAGCCGCTCCGGTACCTCAGCTGACGCGGAGTCCGAGCCCGACCAAGACACCGAGGCCTGCTGCGCCCTGTGCGCGCGCTCCTTCCAG GATGAAGAGGGccccctctgctgcccccaccctggctgcCGCCTAAGAGCCCACGTGATCTGCCTAGCAGAGGAGTTCCTGCAAGAAGAGCCGGGGCAGCTTCTGCCCCTAGAGGGCCAGTGCCCTGG GGCCTAG
- the BOLA2B gene encoding bolA-like protein 2 codes for MELSAEYLREKLQRDLEAEHVEVEDTTPNRCASSFRVLVVSAKFEGKPLLQRHRLVNTCLAEELLHIHAFEQKTLTPEQWARERQK; via the exons ATGGAACTCAGCGCCGAATACCTCCGGGAGAAGCTGCAGCGGGACTTGGAGGCAGAGCATGTG GAGGTCGAGGACACGACTCCCAACCGTTGCGCGTCCAGCTTCCGAGTCCTGGTGGTGTCGGCCAAGTTCGAGGGGAAGCCACTGCTTCAGAGACACCG GCTGGTGAACACGTGCCTAGCGGAAGAGCTTCTGCACATTCATGCCTTTGAGCAGAAAACCCTGACCCCAGAGCAGTGGGCCCGTGAGCGGCAGAAATAA
- the CORO1A gene encoding coronin-1A: MSRQVVRSSKFRHVFGQPAKADQCYEDVRVSQTTWDSGFCAVNPKFVALICEASGGGAFLVLPLGKTGRVDKNVPMVCGHTAPVLDIAWCPHNDNVIASGSEDCTVMVWEIPDGGLTLPLREPVVTLEGHTKRVGIVAWHPTAQNVLLSAGCDNVILVWDVGTGVAVLTLGSDVHPDTIYSVDWSRDGALICTSCRDKRVRIIEPRKGTVVAEKDRPHEGTRPVRAVFVSDGKILTTGFSRMSERQVALWDTKHLEEPLSLQELDTSSGVLLPFFDPDTNIVYLCGKGDSSIRYFEITSEAPFLHYLSMFSSKESQRGMGYMPKRGLEVNKCEIARFYKLHERRCEPIAMTVPRKSDLFQEDLYPPTAGPDAALTAEEWLGGRDAGPLLISLKDGYVPPKSRELRVNRGLDTGRRKTVPEASGTPSSDAVARLEEEMRKLQATVQELQKRLDRLEETVQAK, encoded by the exons ATGAGCCGGCAGGTGGTCCGCTCCAGCAAGTTCCGCCACGTGTTTGGACAGCCAGCCAAGGCCGACCAGTGCTATGAGGATGTGCGCGTCTCACAGACCACCTGGGATAGTGGCTTCTGTGCTGTCAACCCCAAGTTTGTGGCCCTGATCTGCgaggccagtgggggaggggccttccTGGTGCTGCCCCTGGGCAAG ACTGGACGTGTGGACAAGAATGTCCCCATGGTCTGTGGCCACACGGCCCCAGTGCTAGACATCGCCTGGTGCCCGCATAACGATAACGTCATTGCCAGCGGCTCTGAGGATTGCACGGTCATG GTGTGGGAGATTCCTGATGGGGGCCTGACGCTGCCCCTGCGGGAGCCTGTCGTCACCCTGGAGGGCCACACCAAGCGCGTGGGCATCGTGGCCTGGCACCCCACAGCCCAGAACGTGCTGCTCAGTGCAG GTTGTGACAACGTGATCCTGGTGTGGGACGTGGGCACCGGGGTGGCTGTGCTGACACTGGGCTCCGACGTGCACCCGGACACAATCTACAGCGTGGACTGGAGCCGAGACGGCGCCCTCATCTGCACCTCCTGCCGTGACAAGCGTGTGCGCATCATCGAGCCCCGCAAAGGCACCGTTGTTGCC GAGAAGGACCGTCCCCATGAAGGGACCCGGCCTGTGCGTGCAGTCTTTGTATCAGACGGGAAGATCCTGACCACGGGCTTCAGCCGCATGAGTGAGCGGCAGGTGGCGCTGTGGGACACG AAGCACCTGGAGGAGCCACTGTCCCTGCAGGAACTGGACACCAGCAGCGGCGTCCTGCTGCCCTTCTTTGACCCCGACACCAACATAGTCTACCTCTGCGGCAAG GGTGACAGCTCCATCCGCTACTTCGAGATCACTTCCGAGGCCCCATTCCTGCACTATCTCTCCATGTTCAGTTCCAAGGAGTCCCAGCGGGGCATGGGTTACATGCCCAAACGTGGCCTGGAGGTGAACAAGTGTGAGATTGCCAG ATTCTACAAGCTGCACGAGCGGAGGTGTGAGCCCATTGCCATGACAGTGCCTAGAAAG TCGGACCTGTTCCAGGAGGACCTTTACCCACCCACCGCAGGGCCCGATGCTGCCCTCACGGCTGAGGAGTGGCTGGGGGGCCGGGATGCTGGGCCCCTCCTCATTTCCCTCAAGGACGGCTACGTGCCTCCAAAGAGCCGGGAGCTGAGGGTCAACCGGGGCCTGGACACTGGGCGCAGGAAGACAGTACCAGAGGCCAGTGGGACCCCCAGCTCG GATGCCGTAGCCCGGctggaggaggaaatgaggaagCTCCAGGCCACGGTGCAGGAACTACAGAAGCGCTTGGATAGGCTGGAGGAGACGGTCCAGGCCAAGTAG